From the Lathyrus oleraceus cultivar Zhongwan6 chromosome 4, CAAS_Psat_ZW6_1.0, whole genome shotgun sequence genome, one window contains:
- the LOC127136602 gene encoding uncharacterized protein LOC127136602 yields MFTVATNMFALGNAMTKFNGLNYADWSEKIQFQLGVMNLDMALIIDEKPATITEDNTEEGKAPLKVIEGGVQKEKKCYFCKESGHFKKDCPKRKMWFEKKGIPFDPNHKRK; encoded by the exons ATGTTTACAGTTGCTACTAATATGTTTGCCTTGGGCAACGCAATGACAAAGTTCAATGGGCTAAACTATGCTGATTGGTCTGAAAAGATTCAGTTTCAACTGGGTGTTATGAACTTGGATATGGCATTGATAATAGACGAGAAGCCCGCAACCATTACGGAGGACAATACGGAAGAGGGAAAAGCTCCTCTAAAGGTTATTGAGGGCGGAGTCCAAAAGGAAAAGAAATGTTATTTCTGTAAGGAGAGCGGACACTTCAAAAAGGATTGTCCTAAAAGGAAGATGTGGTTCGAAAAGAAAG GGATTCCTTTCGATCCAAACCATAAAAGGAAGTGA